TCTCAATTCTGAAGTCGGTTATTTCCTGGCGTTGCTTCTTGAGGATCATTACCACATCGATGGCCGAGCAACCGCCCAGCCCCATGATCAACATCTGCATGGGACGAACGCCATTGTTCTTCCCGCCGTTTTCCACAGAAGAATCCATTAATACTTTGTGTCCGTTCTCGTCCACAGCTTCCATATTAAATCCGTCGTCAATTCTTTGTAAGGCGATCTTCATAAACTGATAAGGTGTCTTGATTATACTTCAAAGATAACGAAGATTGCACAAAAGCGGAAACGCTGCTTGTCATAGTCATTATTCTTACTTAGGTTTGCGCAAAAAACAAGCCCTTGGCGCTTCAGACTTACCACCATACACAACCCTTTGAACTGGAATCAGGCTGCATACTGCCCGAACTGGATATTGCGTATCATACCTACGGCACGTTGAATGACGCTGGCGATAACGTAGTATGGGTGTGTCATGCGCTCACGGCCAATTCCGACGTGGCCGACTGGTGGTCGGGACTGATAGGCCAGCACCGGGTGATCGATTCGTCGAAGTACTTTATCGTTTGCGCCAACATCCTGGGTTCCTGCTATGGCAGCTCCGGCCCGTTGTCGGTGAACCCGGAAACAGGTACTCCCTATTTCTTCGACTTCCCGCAGATCACTATCCGCGATATGGTAAAGGCGCATCAGCTGCTGCGGACGCATCTTGGCATTACTGAAATTCACCTGCTGGTAGGAGGTTCCATGGGTGGATACCAGGCCCTGGAATGGACGCTTGCCGAACCGGACGTGATCGGCCGCCTGTTCCTGCTCGCTACCGGCTCCGCCGAAAGTGCCTGGGGCATTGCGGTGCACACGGCGCAAAGGCTTTCGATAGAAGCCGATCCTACCTGGAAAGATGCCAGTTCTTCTGCTGGTGCAGCCGGACTAAAGGCCGCCCGCGCGATCGGCATGCTCACGTACCGCAACTACCAGACTTTCGTGCGCACACAAACAGAACCAGATAAGAATAAGACCGACAACTTCCGCGCGGCGTCGTATATCGACTACCAGGGCGACAAACTGGTGAAAAGATTCAATGCGCAAACGTATTGGCTGCTCACCAAAGCGATGGACAGCCATAATATTGCCCGCGGTCGCGAAACGGACGGCGAAGCTACCCTCGCGCTCATTACCCAACCCACCTTAGTGATCGGCATTGCCAGCGATATTTTATGTCCGCCGGAAGAGCAAAGATTCATGGGGCAACACATACCTAATGCAGCCTATCATGAAATCGATTCCCCTTATGGTCACGATGGGTTTTTGATCGAATTTGAAAAGATCGGCGCGATCCTGCAGCGTTGGTTAGCGAAGTAAATATATTCGTTCGCGTTACCGGAAAAATCACCCGAAAATAGCCCCCTCTCTTTCTTGGTAGAATGAGTTTTTTTGTTATATTTAGTAAAGACTTTTTTCCACGTATAGCAACCGAAAACCAAAACCTCCGTTTATGAAGAACTACCTGCTTCTGTACCCCTGTATGTTATTCCTGTTGATTTTTTCTGCCGCAACCGTGGTTGCACAGAGCCAGACCATCAAAGGTGTGGTAACCGATAAAACGACCGGCCAGCCGATGCCCGGCGTAACCGTGTCTGTTAAAGGCGCGGCTACCGGTGCGGTGACGGGTACAACCGGCGCCTTCCAGATTACAACAAGTCGCAGTTTTCCCCTGACGTTAGTGTTCAGCTCCGTGGGTTACAAAACGGAAGAACTGGCCGTGAACAGCGCGGCCGACATTAATTTCTCACTTACTTCCACCGAAATTTTAGGGCAGGAAGTGGTGGTATCTGCCAGCCGTGTTTCGCAGAACATTTTAGAATCGCCGGTGTCCATCGAACGCTTAAGCACAAAGGCTATCCGGGAAAGTCCGTCCATGAGCTTTTACGACGGGTTAACGAAGATCAAAGGGGTGGAATCGAGTCAGCAGAGTTTTACCTTCAACTCCCTTACTACACGTGGTTTTAACTCGAATGGCAATACCCGTTTCAACCAGTTTATCGATGGTATGGACAACCAGGCACCGGGTCTCAACTTCGCGGTGGGTAACGTGGTTGGTATCAACGAGCTGGATGTGGAAAGTGTGGAGCTGCTGCCTGGCGCCTCGTCTGCCCTGTATGGTGCAGGCGGTACGAATGGTACTTTGCTGATGAACAGTAAAAGTCCGTTCGATTACCAGGGACTGAGCCTGCAACTGAAAGGCGGTATTAATCACGTAAACGATAAACAGGCGCCGGTTGGTTTTATCCCGGACCTGTCAGCCCGTTACGCCAAGGCCTTTGGCAAGTTCGCGTTCAAAGTGAATGTTTCTTATCTGCAGGCCGATGACTGGCGCGCTTCGGACTCCAGCAATATAGACCGCCTGAACCTCGTAGGTAAACCGGGCACCTCTCATGCGGCTGATCCTAACTACGATGGTATTAATAGTTATGGAGATGAAATCAATGCCAATATGCGCAGTGTAGCGCAGAACGTGCTGGGGCAGGCAACGGCGCAGTATGTGGCCAACTACCAGGCACAAACCGGGATGCAGCCTACACAGGCGCAGATCAATACCTTCCTGGCGACCAATCAAACTACACAACCTTTTTATGCCGGCACACAGGCGGGCCTTATTCCTAACCAGACCGTATCCCGCACCGGCTACCGCGAAAGCGACGTGGTGGATTACAGCGTGAAAAGCCTTCGCGTGAACGCCGCCGCACATTATCGCTTTACACCCGACCTGGAGCTGATTTTACAAGGTAACTGGGGTAAAGGTACCAGTGTATACACCGGCTCCGATCGTTACTCGCTGCGCAACTTTACATTAGGTCAATATAAAGCAGAACTGCGCGGCAAAAACTTCTTTGTAAGAGGTTACACCACGCAGGAGAACTCGGGCGATGCCTACAACGCTACCGCCTTGGCCACGTTCCTGAATGAAAGCTGGAAGCCCAGCACCACCTGGTTCCCGCAGTATGTAGGCAACTTCGTAGGGGCACGCAGCCAGGGGCTCACAGAAGAGCAGGCGCATGCTTTTGCCCGTAACGCTGCCAATACCGGCCGCTTTGCACCTGGTTCGGATGCGTTCAATCGCGCTAAAGATTCACTCACCAAAAGATACATCGGTTTCGGTGCCGATCGTGGCGGCGCGAAGTTTAACGACCAGACGAACCTCTGGCACTACGAAGGCATGTACAACTTCTCCGAGCTGGTAAAGGTGTTTGACTTACAGGTGGGTGCCAACTTCCGTAAATATGCGCTGTCCTCCGACGGTACTATCTTTGACGATAAGGACCGCGACATCGACATCAACGAATACGGTGGATTTATACAAGTTGGTAAAAAACTCGCGAAAGACCGCATCAAACTAACGGGCTCCGTTCGTTATGATAAGAACGAAAACTTCGAAGGCCGCTTTACGCCACGCATTTCGGGCGTATTCACCGTGGCCCCGGAAAACAATATCCGCCTCTCCTTCCAGACTGGTTTCCGCAACCCGACTACGCAAAACCAGTACATCGACCTGCTGGTACGCGCCAATACTTACCTGATCGGCGGTTTACCGGAGCTGCTCACTAAATACGATCTCTATAACAATAAGGGGTATACGCAAAACAGTGTAAGGAAGTTTGGACAGACCGGCAATCCGGCCGACCTGCAGCAGTACACCTTCGGCGAGTTTAAACCCGAAAGTGTAAAGGCTTACGAGATTGGTTACAGGGGCCTTATCAACAAGAAACTGCTGATCGACGCTTACTACTATTATAACTCATACGAAAACTTTGTATCCACCCTGGTATTACTGCAAACGCCCGATGGTACACCGGCGGGATTGGCCACCGGTAACTATAAAGCCATATCTACCGTAGTAAACAATCCCGGAGAAGTAACGACCCAGGGCGCTGCATTGGGACTGGATTATGTAGAGAAAACCTGGACATTCAGCACCAATGCATCGTACAACACTATCTCTAAAGAACCGGAAGGTTTGTACAGCGATTTTAATACGCCTAAATGGCGGTTTAACGTGGGCGTGGCGAACAGTAACGTGTACAAGAATATCGGCTTCAACGTGAACTATCGCTGGCAGGATGCCTACTACTGGACGTCTACCTTCGCATATGGCCCGGTGCCAGCGTTTGGTACCATCGATGCGCAGATTAACTATAAGATACCGCAAGCCAAGGCGATCATTAAAATCGGTGCTTCCAACCTGCTGAACCACTACTACATTACCTCGTTCGGTAACCCGTCAATCGGTGGTGTATACTACGCCTCCATTACCTTTGACGGACTGTTCCGCTAACTTTCGAATTGCCATAATTGTCGACGGCCCCCGGATTACCCGGGAGCCGTCTCTTTTTGTTGTAACCTTCAAAATCACTTTTGAAGTGTCTTACACGTTAAATCGGAAGTGCATCACATCACCGTCGCTAACGATATATTCTTTACCCTCAATTCTCAGGCGGCCGTTATCGCGCGCGCTGGCTTCGGAGCCATATTTTACATAGTCATCATAAGCGATTACTTCCGCTTTGATAAACCCTTTCTCGAAATCGGTGTGGATCACGCTGGCCGCCTGTGGCGCTTTCCAGCCGCGGTGGATAGTCCAGGCGCGAACTTCCTGTACGCCGGCAGTGAAGTAAGTGATCAGCTGCAGCAGGTTGTAAGCCGAGTGGATCAGGCGGTTCAGGCCTGGTTCTTCCAGTTTGTATTCGGACAGGAACAGCGCTTTGTCGTCGGCATCTTCCATTTCGGAAATCTGCGCTTCGATGGTGTTGTTCATCACGATCACCTGTGCATTTTCTGCCTTAACAGAAGCGGCTAAAGCTTCAGAGTACTTGTTGCCGGTAAGCATAGAAGCTTCGTCAACGTTTGCCACGTACAATACTGGCTTTTCAGTCAGCAGGAACAGGTCAGCGATTGCTACACGTTCTTCTTTACTGAGGCCCAGTTCGCGGATATTTTTACCTTTTTCGAGATGTTCTTTACAAGCTTTCAGTACTTCATACTCTGCTTTAGCTTTGGGATCGCCGCCGGTTTTAGCCATCTTCTCGGTACGCGCGATTTTCTTTTCCACGCTTTCGAGATCTTTCAGCTGCAGTTCCGTATCGATGATTTCTTTATCGCCAACAGGGTTGATCGCACCTTCTTCACGCAGGATGTTTTCATCTTCGAAGCAGCGGATCACATGTACGATCGCATCTACTTCGCGGATGTTCGCGAGAAACTTGTTACCCAGGCCTTCACCTTTACTGGCGCCTTTTACAAGACCGGCGATGTCTACAAATTCGATGGTAGTAGGCACAACGCGTTCAGGCTTTACCAGCTCTTCCAGTTTTTTAAGACGGGGATCCGGAACGTCTACCAGGCCAACATTGGGCTCGATAGTACAGAAACGGTAATTGCTTGCCTGTGCTTTTGCACTATTACTCACTGCATTGAACAAAGTTGATTTGCCCACATTCGGTAAACCAACTATACCTGCTTGTAACGCCATTTTTTTCGAAAATTTGCGCAAAGATAGGATATACAATTGAGTAATGGTTGTTAAAATTGTTTATTTTGAGCGCTGGTAGGCAAATAACTTACCATTTCGTAATTATTAGCATATGGTATTGAACTATGTATGGATCGCGTTTTTTGTTATAGCGTTCGTGGTGGCTTGCATCAAAGTAATCGTGCTGGGCGACGTCGGCCTCTTCAGTCAGGTTACTTCCGGGATGTTCGACAGTGCTAAGACCAGCGTGGAGATCGCCATCGGATTGATCGGGATGATGACGATGTGGCTCGGCATTATGCGTGTGGGTGAAAAGGCCGGAATGATCGAGCGTTTTGCCCGTGCGGTAAGTCCATTCTTCTCGATCCTGTTTCCAGGCATTCCCAAAAAAGATCCGGCGATGGGTTCGGTAATGCTGAACTTCTCTGCTAATATGCTCGGGCTTGATAACGCTGCTACTCCCCTTGGCTTGAAGGCCATGAAAGAGTTGCAGGAAGTGAACCCGGATAAAGAAACCGCGAGTGATGCGCAGATCATGTTCCTCGTACTTAACACGGCGGGTATCACCTTAATACCAACCTCCGTTATGGCCATGCGCCTGGCACAGGGCGCGGCTAACCCGGCGGATATATTTATTCCTACATTGATCGGCACCCTGATCTCTTTTATTTCCGGTATGATTGCGGTGTCGCTGTATCAGCGCATTAAGCTCTTCCGCGGACCGGTATTGGTGTTCATGCTGCTGTGTATGGCTATCGTATCCCTGTTGTTCTGGTGGGTGAGCGTGCTGCCGGCAGATAAAGTGGGGCCGTACGTTGGCGGTGTTGGTGGTTTTATCATACTCGCGATAATCGTATGGTTCCTGATGGCCGGCGTGAAGCGCGGTATCAATGTATACGAAACCTTTATCGATGGCGCTAAAGAAGGCTTCCAGGTGTCAGTGATGATCATTCCTTACCTGGTAGCGTTTCTGATCGGCATCAGCGCACTGCGTACCACGGGCTGCATGGATTACCTTACACAAGGCATCGGCTACGTGGTGGGCGCATTGGGCTTCAACACCGATTTCGTACCTGCCTTACCGGTAGGCATCATGAAAACATTCAGCGGTGGCGGTGCCCGTGCAGCGATGGTAGATGTGATGCAGGCTTATGGTGCCGACAGCTTCCAGGGACGTATGGCCTGTATTATGCAGGGCTCTACGGAAACCACGTTTTATGTGCTGGCCGTATATTTCGGCTCGGTGAATATCAAAAAAACACGTTACGCCGTTACCTGTGGCCTTATCGCGGATGTGGTAGGCGTGATAGGTGCTATTATCGTTGGTTATATTTTCTTCCACTAGATACAAAACGATCAACCAAACATGTCGACTACTTCTATGAAAAAGACACTACACGAAGACTGGATCGCGGTAGTGCTCGCAGGCCTTTCACTGATCCTTATTTTTTCGGGCTTAAAACCCACCCTTCCGAAATTCGAGTGGAGTGACGGTGCCAGTCTCACTGCACAACTCAGCAGCGCTAAAAACTGGGGTAATATGGGCGTGCTGTACGTGTGGCTGTGTTCCTGCCTCGCTATAACAAGGCTCCTCTCCTCTCAACCGGTAAGTATTCACCTGTTCCTGGGCGCGTTATTCCTGGTGACGGTCGCGTTCTTTGCACAGGTAATCACCGGTAATAAAGCCATTCAGCAATACGGTATCGAGATCGTATTGTTCAGCCTGTTGCTCGGACTGTTCATCAGCAACGTGCTTCGCGTACCCGCCTGGCTGAAAGCCGCTATACAAACGGAATTATATATCAAGATCGGATTGGTAATGCTTGGTAGCACCATCATTTTCGGCGACATCATGAAGGCCGGTGCGTTTGGCATTATCCAATCAGTGGTCGTGGTGTTCACCGTTTGGTACTTCTCCTTTTGGGTATGTAAAAAGCTTGGCCTGGATGATGAATTCCGCATGATGATCTCCAGCGCTGTATCCATCTGTGGCGTTTCTGCGGCCATTGCTACCTCCGGCGCCATCGAAGGCGATAACAAGAAACTATCGCAGGTGATTTCCCTCGTGCTCATCGTTGCCATCCCTATGATGCTCCTGATGCCGCCGATCGCACATGCCCTGAATATGTCGCCTGCCGTAACGGGTGCCTGGCTTGGCGGCACGATCGATACTTCTGGTGCGGTAGTGGCTGCGGGCACACTCGCCGGCGAGGAGGCCTTCAAGATCGCTACCATCGTGAAGTTCTCGCAGAACGTGCTGCTCGGCATTGCTGCTTTCTGCATCTCACTATACTGGGCTTACAACAAGAAGCAGGAGAACGCGCCTAAACCTGGCCTCAAAACCATCTGGGAGCGTTTTCCGAAATTCGTACTGGGTTTTATCGTTGCATCGCTCATCTTCTCCTTCCTGGTGTCGCCTGCCACCTTCAAGGACCTGAAAGCGCCGATCAAAGACCTGCAAACCTTCTTTTTCGCCCTGGCTTTCGTGTGCATCGGCCTCGAAACAAAGTTCAAAGATATTTTTGGCGCAGGAAACAGCCGTCCGGCACTGGCGTTCGTTATCGCGCAGGTGTTTAATATCTTCTTTACCCTGATTGTTGCTTACCTGGTGTTTGGTGGGTTGTTTGGAGCGTAAAGGTATGACCATGGGCAGGCGATTGCAACTTGCGTATCGCTTTTTCTTTGGAAACGTTTATTGGGCGGGCGGGACTAGAGCGGATGTCTGCTTCATTTCATTACCAATGACAAAAAAAGGCCTTCCCGTCTCCTTCATGGCGACGCAGGGAAGCCAACTTGCGCTCTGATCTTCGCGTTTGCAACATATAATGACGGGTTGAGAGTGCTTGCTACTCCCGGGGGCATTTCGACTGGCGGGAGGCAACCTTCGTGCTAGTTTGGTTTGCTTGTCGTTAAGTTATGTTCAAGTTATGGTCAAGTTATCGTTAAGTTATGTTCAAGTTATAGTCAAGTTATCGGCAAGTTATAGTCAAGTTATCGGCAAGTTATAGCCAGGTTACCTGCAAGTTATAGCCAGTTTACCTGACTGTTATCCCAAACGTCGGCAGCCAATCTATCAACATATATTGACAAAAATAGAGCGGCCATTTCCTTCAATCTCCTGAAAGAAATGGCCGCGCTGTTTATCGTAATTATCTACAAACTTGCTTCCGCATCATACTTGCCCGTCTTCTCCTCCATTGTCACATCCTCGTCCTTACGGATCTGCATCTTTATATATACCAGCAGTTGCGAAGCGCCGGCTTTGAAGCATACTTCCTGGGTCTTTTTCACGACTTCCATCAATTCTTCGTAGGTTCCTTCCATGACGGTCTCAAACGGGCACACGCGATACTTTACGCCGGAGGCTTTAATAACGGCAATCGCTTCATCTACAACGGGATACACCTGTTCTGAAGGTACGGATGGTATGATCTGGAGAGCCAGGTTGATAGTCTTTGACATTATTTGTGTTCTTTTTACAGTATTGGTTAAAAATTTGGTTTTGCGCTTTTTCTTGTTTTGTGTTGATTGTACATTAAATTAAATGGGTCGTTTGAATGGCCTATTTCTGTTTAATGACGATCTCATATAGGTCCCTACGTATATCCTTCATCGTTTGCACGCTGCCGTATGCATGTAACTCCTTCAACAGCACAAGATCCACATCGGCGATCACGATCATCTCTGTATTTGGAGTCGCATCGGCTTTTACGCCGGTCACCGGAAAGGCAAAATCTGATGGGGTGAGGATGGCTGACTGGGCATATTGCAGGTCCATGTTATTCACCCTGGGCAGGTTGCCCACGCTGCCGGCAATGGCCACGTAACACTCGTTTTCGATGGCCCTGGCTTGTGCACAGAAACGTACACGGTTATAACCGTTCTGGGTGTCGGTCAGGAAGGGTACGAATAGGATTTGCATGCCCTGCTGGGCTAACAGCCGGGGTAGTTCGGGGAACTCGACATCGTAACAAATCACGATGCCGATCTTACCGCAGTCGGTATCGAATACACGTACTTCGTTGCCGCCTTTCATGCCCCAGGCGTTTACTTCGTTAGGGGTGATGTGAATCTTGGTATACGAGTCATACGTGCCATCACGGCGGCAGAGGTACGAAATGTTGTAAAGCTGCTCATCTATGACGGTGGGCATGCTGCCGGTAATGATGTTAACATTATACGACACCGCGAACCGGATAAATTCGTTTTTCAACCGCTCCGTATACTTGGCCAGTCCACGGATGGCGGCGGCCTGGTCCAGCTGATTAAACTCGATCATCAGCGGGGCGTTGAACAGCTCGGGGAACACCACGAAGTCGGAGCCATAGTCGCTTACTGCATCCACGAAGTACTCCACTTGCTGGATCAATCCATCAAACCCGTCGTAAGCACGCATCTGCCACTGTACCAGGCCAATACGCACGGTAGATTTACTGTAACGGATAGTATCCGCGTCTTTCTCGTAATAGATATTGTACCACTGCAGCAACGTGGCGAAGCCTTTAGAGGCCTCGTCGGACGGCAGATAGTTACGCAATATCTTTTTTACGGTAAAATCGTTGGAAAACTGGAAAGTAAGCGTGGGATCATAAATCTCCTTATCCCGCACCTTTTCGATGTACTCCCTTGGCGTGAGGCTGGCCGCGTACTTTTCATACTTGGGAATACGTCCGCCGGATACAATTCCCCGCAGGTTCAGTTGCTCACACAGTGATTTACGGGTGTCGTACAGCCTGCGCGCCAGGCGGCGTCCCCGGTAGTCGGGGTGCACAAATACCTCTATCCCATACAAGGTGTCGCCCTTCGTATCGTGGGTGTTAAAGGTATAATAACCAGTGATTTGTTCGTAAGTATGCTCGTCCCCGAATTTGCCGTAGTCCACGATAATACTGAGCGCGCAGCCCACTACCTTGTCGTTGACAGTTACGGCGATCTGCCCTTCGGGGAACAGTTTGATCAACCTTTTCAGCGTTTCTTCCCCCCAGTAGCTACCCTGCATGTCGGGGTAGGCCAGTCTCATGGATTCCTTCAGGTCGAAGTAGTCTTCCGCAGTTAATTGGCGGATCGCAACGGTTTCTGACATGGTTTTAGTACGTTTTGGACATGGAAAGTTACTGATATTTTCGTGTGATACGTTCGTATTGGGGAAATGCTTACATTTAATATACCAATTGAAAAATCAAACCTGTCATGAGCACATGAATTGTTCGTAATCACAGACACACGCCGACACAGTTACAGAGAAGAGTCATTTATCTATTTGCTTAAAGATTACATACGATGTTAGCTACGCAAGCCTCAGCACAACGAGTAATGCCCTCTATGCCCGCAACGAGCGCCGTTAATGCTTTAGACAAGAAACGCGCCGCCGTTATCCGATCTTTTGTACAGGACCTTTTCATCAGCCCGGACACGCCATCTGCCCTTGGTCGTTATATGGCTTATGAATGTAAACCGGATTGCAGCCAGTGTTTCTGCAAACGAGTGGAATTCGTAAGGGAAGAGACCGGCCCCTTTTTACGGGCGTATCACACTTCCAGGATCACGGTGCTGCCTTATGCTGCCATCCGCGAAATGAGAGGCTGTGCGGCCTTTCCGCTGCCTGCTGTAAACGAGATCTACGGCATTGCCAGCGGTAATACGGTCATCATGTACTTCCTGTTCGAAGTAGGCTCCGATAAACTGGTGTCGTTCTGTACGGAGCAGCAGGAGAAGTACTTCTTTGCTTTTTAATGGCGATCTGGCTATAATAGCAAAGGGAAAGATACGATGATCTTTCCCTTTACATGTTTTCTATTTTTATCAAGGCAAGCCTACTTGTTGAGCACTTCTTCTATGTACACCACTTTGGTATTGTTGGTACGCAGGAAGTCTTTGTTGGCATCCGTTACTTTCAGGAAAGCCTTTACCTGGCGCAGCACGAAGAACGGCAGGTGGAACATCGCCTTAAAGATGGCGCTGTCTTTACTCATCACTACTACGATCGAGAAGAAGGTAACAACGAAGGTAAAGATCGCCGCGAACCAGAATATCGCCCATGGCAGGCTGATAAAGAGGTTAGCGATCATAAACAGTCCGGCCGCACCCATCATCATAAATAAAGGCGGACGAAACAGGTTAATGCCGAAGAAAGTATTATTGAAGTTGAATCTCGACAAACCGTTTAGCAACACTTTCACTGCATACTCCATAGACGTGAAGTAGGCGTTGATCCAGCGGGTACGCTGTTTCTGCAAAGCGGCACCGTCCTCGATCTTCTCATCATAAACGATTGCTTCTGTCGCGTATGCCAGCACATCAACATTATTTACGATATCGGCCTGCATCTTTTTATCGAAGCCACCCAATTTGCTGAAGGTGCCGGGGAAGTTCTGGTACAGGATCGTTTTGTACAGCTCTACGTCCATCACAATGCCGAGCCCCCAGATGTGCGATGACAAACCGAGTTCCATACGCATGAGGCGGTCGATGAAGTTACAATACAGGTTACCGGAAGCGTCCATACGGGCGTACAGGGTGTCTGTATTTTTCGGCAGCATGTTCGTTTGCACCACTTTGTATCCTTTGTTGAAGTACTGGTTAACCACAGACAGGTAGTCGGGGTGCACCAGGTTATCGGAATCAAAAATGATGAACGCGTCATGCTTTTCGGTAAAGCTTTCGATAGCCAGGTCGATAGACTTGGTTTTATTGTTGAAAGCCTGTTCCGGCGCGAGAACAGAAATCCTTGGATCGTTGAACAGCGTGCGCAGGTGGGCGACTGACTCGGGTGTACAGGCGTCAGCTACCGCATAAATACGAAAGTGGCTGTAGCGTTGTTTCAGCAGCGAATCGATCAATGGTGGTACCAGCGTAAGATCGGTATGTGCGCAGATGATCGCACCAAAGCTGTATTGTT
This genomic interval from Chitinophaga horti contains the following:
- a CDS encoding bifunctional GNAT family N-acetyltransferase/carbon-nitrogen hydrolase family protein encodes the protein MSETVAIRQLTAEDYFDLKESMRLAYPDMQGSYWGEETLKRLIKLFPEGQIAVTVNDKVVGCALSIIVDYGKFGDEHTYEQITGYYTFNTHDTKGDTLYGIEVFVHPDYRGRRLARRLYDTRKSLCEQLNLRGIVSGGRIPKYEKYAASLTPREYIEKVRDKEIYDPTLTFQFSNDFTVKKILRNYLPSDEASKGFATLLQWYNIYYEKDADTIRYSKSTVRIGLVQWQMRAYDGFDGLIQQVEYFVDAVSDYGSDFVVFPELFNAPLMIEFNQLDQAAAIRGLAKYTERLKNEFIRFAVSYNVNIITGSMPTVIDEQLYNISYLCRRDGTYDSYTKIHITPNEVNAWGMKGGNEVRVFDTDCGKIGIVICYDVEFPELPRLLAQQGMQILFVPFLTDTQNGYNRVRFCAQARAIENECYVAIAGSVGNLPRVNNMDLQYAQSAILTPSDFAFPVTGVKADATPNTEMIVIADVDLVLLKELHAYGSVQTMKDIRRDLYEIVIKQK
- a CDS encoding glycosyltransferase family 2 protein, which codes for MNTLLQILNDVFIGIQVILAFFVLLPTVLLVIYGIKKLFGWSNSPLKKAADNPNPKQYSFGAIICAHTDLTLVPPLIDSLLKQRYSHFRIYAVADACTPESVAHLRTLFNDPRISVLAPEQAFNNKTKSIDLAIESFTEKHDAFIIFDSDNLVHPDYLSVVNQYFNKGYKVVQTNMLPKNTDTLYARMDASGNLYCNFIDRLMRMELGLSSHIWGLGIVMDVELYKTILYQNFPGTFSKLGGFDKKMQADIVNNVDVLAYATEAIVYDEKIEDGAALQKQRTRWINAYFTSMEYAVKVLLNGLSRFNFNNTFFGINLFRPPLFMMMGAAGLFMIANLFISLPWAIFWFAAIFTFVVTFFSIVVVMSKDSAIFKAMFHLPFFVLRQVKAFLKVTDANKDFLRTNNTKVVYIEEVLNK